A window of the Gemmatimonadota bacterium genome harbors these coding sequences:
- a CDS encoding ATP-binding cassette domain-containing protein, which translates to MSDNGFAVRLEGVTKRFGKHAAVSDFDFEVPRGVICGLLGPNGSGKTTILRMIMGILHPDEGRVSLFGSDPDVTRRTKVGYLPEERGLYKKMKVLELLIFLAEIRGVKRSEGRKRASDWLERLGLTAWADKRAEDLSKGMQQKVQFIGTVLHEPELLILDEPFSGLDPINQDVLEEIVRDFHAKGTTILFSTHLMHQAERLCERVCMISNSKKVLDAELKELKVAERKGVVAVEFEGPDTWIHGPEVDHVEEVDGALHLILRDGADHQAILARGVQSEARILRFDLVEPTLHEIFVRHAGADAVGDAGMPLGAGMGSA; encoded by the coding sequence ATGAGCGACAACGGTTTCGCGGTGAGGCTAGAAGGCGTTACGAAGCGCTTCGGAAAGCACGCCGCGGTCTCCGACTTCGACTTCGAGGTTCCACGAGGCGTGATCTGCGGACTACTTGGCCCGAATGGGTCGGGCAAGACGACGATCCTGCGGATGATCATGGGCATCTTGCACCCGGACGAGGGTCGGGTCAGCCTCTTCGGCTCGGATCCCGACGTCACGCGGCGAACCAAGGTCGGATATCTGCCGGAGGAACGGGGTCTCTATAAGAAGATGAAGGTCCTGGAGTTGCTCATCTTTCTGGCTGAAATCCGGGGTGTGAAGCGGTCGGAGGGTCGGAAGCGCGCCAGTGACTGGCTCGAGCGCCTCGGTCTGACCGCCTGGGCCGACAAACGGGCGGAGGACCTCTCGAAGGGCATGCAGCAGAAGGTCCAGTTCATCGGAACGGTCCTCCACGAGCCTGAGTTGCTCATCCTCGACGAGCCGTTCAGCGGACTCGACCCGATCAACCAGGACGTGCTCGAGGAAATCGTGCGCGATTTCCATGCGAAGGGAACGACGATCCTCTTTTCGACGCACCTCATGCATCAGGCCGAACGGCTGTGTGAGCGGGTCTGCATGATCTCGAACTCGAAGAAGGTCTTGGATGCCGAGCTCAAGGAGCTCAAGGTCGCTGAGCGGAAGGGAGTCGTCGCGGTCGAGTTCGAGGGTCCGGATACGTGGATTCATGGCCCCGAGGTGGATCATGTGGAAGAGGTCGACGGAGCACTCCATCTGATCCTGCGAGATGGGGCTGATCACCAGGCGATTCTGGCACGCGGCGTTCAGTCCGAAGCGCGCATCCTCCGCTTCGACCTCGTCGAGCCGACGCTGCACGAGATCTTCGTACGTCACGCGGGCGCTGACGCCGTCGGTGACGCGGGCATGCCCCTCGGTGCGGGCATGGGTAGCGCGTGA
- a CDS encoding MoxR family ATPase: MPETTAPAPSRATQPSLELLDRLVQEVEKVFHGKSEVVRLALACVLARGHVLFEDVPGVGKTTLAHALAKTLGVGFRRIQFTADLLPSDVIGVSVYNPKTADFETRRGPLFTNVVLADEINRAPPRTQSGLLEAMQEGSVTIDDQTHELPKPFVVMATQNPLEHHGTYPLPESQLDRFLMRITIGYPGPEAERRILTESSATEPIMDRLQTVLSTAQVLALQERVEDVEVDDAILDYLMAIVEKTRTSSQLRMGVSPRGNIHLFRAARAHALTQGRTYLVPDDVRELVVPCLAHRILPTGTTGSTLDAHEQATRILEGILDEVEAPV, from the coding sequence ATGCCTGAAACGACGGCGCCCGCACCATCGAGGGCGACCCAACCCTCGTTGGAGCTCCTGGACCGTTTGGTGCAGGAAGTCGAGAAGGTCTTCCACGGAAAGAGCGAGGTCGTCCGGCTCGCGCTCGCTTGTGTGCTGGCGCGTGGACACGTGCTATTCGAGGACGTACCGGGAGTGGGCAAGACGACGCTTGCGCATGCGCTCGCCAAGACGCTGGGCGTGGGCTTCCGTCGTATCCAGTTCACCGCCGACCTGCTGCCGTCCGACGTTATCGGAGTCTCGGTGTACAACCCCAAGACCGCCGACTTCGAGACCCGTCGTGGCCCCCTCTTCACCAACGTCGTGCTCGCGGACGAGATCAACCGCGCACCCCCACGAACGCAGAGTGGCCTGCTCGAGGCGATGCAGGAGGGCAGCGTCACCATCGACGACCAGACGCACGAGCTACCGAAGCCTTTCGTGGTCATGGCCACGCAAAACCCGCTCGAGCATCACGGCACCTATCCGCTGCCCGAAAGTCAGCTCGACCGGTTTCTGATGCGCATCACGATCGGGTATCCGGGTCCCGAAGCGGAACGGCGCATCCTGACCGAGTCCTCAGCGACCGAGCCGATCATGGATCGCCTCCAGACCGTTCTCTCCACGGCACAGGTGCTGGCGCTGCAAGAGCGCGTCGAGGACGTCGAAGTCGACGATGCCATCCTCGACTATCTGATGGCGATCGTCGAGAAAACGCGCACGTCGTCTCAACTGCGTATGGGCGTGAGCCCGCGTGGTAACATCCACCTCTTCCGCGCGGCCAGGGCCCACGCGCTGACTCAGGGCCGCACGTACCTCGTTCCGGACGATGTCCGTGAACTCGTCGTGCCGTGCCTCGCTCACCGAATTCTGCCCACGGGCACCACCGGCTCCACCCTGGACGCGCACGAACAGGCAACCCGGATACTCGAGGGGATTCTCGACGAGGTGGAGGCTCCGGTTTGA
- a CDS encoding cytochrome c3 family protein: protein MRKRWLIGGLAGVFVLAGLAFVQGGRSQGAEGVESPSESGQPIAFPHNQHAGSEPGQNNMDCQFCHFSAERSVAAGIPSVATCWGCHVAIPGTNNPDEVAKIQGYMERDEPIPWVRIYKISDHAHFPHMRHINAGLECQQCHGEIQEMEVLSKPDGWWVPVKELFFGQDPVWGGDNMGWCVDCHRQPDENGEPQASTDCAVCHY, encoded by the coding sequence ATGAGAAAGCGTTGGCTCATAGGCGGGCTGGCCGGCGTTTTTGTGCTTGCCGGTCTCGCGTTCGTCCAGGGTGGACGTAGCCAGGGCGCAGAGGGAGTCGAGAGTCCGTCCGAGTCCGGGCAGCCCATCGCATTCCCCCACAATCAGCACGCCGGCAGCGAGCCTGGGCAGAACAACATGGACTGCCAATTCTGTCACTTCTCTGCAGAGCGTTCCGTCGCCGCGGGCATCCCGTCCGTCGCGACCTGCTGGGGCTGCCACGTGGCGATTCCCGGCACGAACAATCCGGACGAGGTGGCCAAAATCCAAGGGTATATGGAGCGCGACGAGCCGATTCCGTGGGTCAGGATCTACAAGATCTCGGACCACGCGCACTTCCCGCACATGCGGCACATCAACGCCGGTCTCGAGTGCCAGCAGTGCCATGGTGAGATCCAGGAGATGGAAGTGCTGAGCAAACCGGACGGATGGTGGGTTCCAGTGAAGGAGTTGTTTTTCGGACAAGATCCGGTCTGGGGTGGTGACAACATGGGGTGGTGTGTGGACTGCCACCGGCAGCCGGATGAGAACGGCGAGCCGCAGGCGTCCACGGACTGCGCCGTCTGCCACTACTAG
- a CDS encoding ABC transporter permease, producing MSSFLAVTRREYLQRVRSKWFLFATLGGPLLMAAMIFVPAYFQARSATTDRDLVIADATERLAERVASRLEDAGYAVRIERWSEGVRERLSQQAIDGDFGGFILLDSETLQTGTASLYTTSRPSSLRRLMMQSLITRSVLEAALEVDGVDAGALLDGGDLRIELLNGDQISDDSPEFLIGFIGSMMLYMVILLWAVAVMRATLEEKTSRIAEIIVSSMKPMYLMLGKIVGVGAVGLTQMLVWAGSLAVILVVALPAIVAARPELAVLERVPEMLPGQGALALFVGYFLFGFFIFAGMYAAVGAMCSSEEEVQQAQIPVLFLIITPIMFLSTVIENPTSTLSVGLSLFPFFSPILMWPRVVASAAPVWQIAVSFILMLGALFAVAWLAGRIYKVGMLMTGKRPTLPELLRWVREA from the coding sequence ATGAGCTCGTTTCTGGCGGTCACGCGGCGGGAGTACCTGCAGCGGGTGCGGTCGAAGTGGTTCCTCTTCGCCACGCTCGGCGGGCCCTTGCTCATGGCGGCGATGATCTTCGTACCCGCCTATTTCCAGGCGCGCAGCGCGACCACGGATCGTGACCTGGTCATCGCCGACGCCACGGAGCGCCTTGCGGAGCGGGTCGCGTCGAGGCTCGAGGACGCAGGCTATGCGGTGCGGATCGAGCGCTGGAGCGAAGGTGTGAGAGAGCGGCTCTCTCAACAGGCGATAGACGGCGATTTCGGGGGGTTCATTCTTCTGGACAGCGAAACGCTTCAGACGGGGACGGCGTCTCTCTACACCACGTCGCGGCCGTCGTCTCTACGCCGCCTGATGATGCAGTCGCTCATCACGCGGTCGGTGCTGGAGGCGGCGCTCGAGGTCGATGGGGTCGACGCCGGCGCGTTGCTCGATGGTGGGGACCTGCGCATCGAGTTGCTCAACGGCGATCAAATCTCCGACGACTCGCCGGAATTCCTAATCGGGTTTATCGGCTCCATGATGCTCTACATGGTGATCTTGCTCTGGGCGGTCGCGGTCATGCGTGCCACGCTCGAGGAGAAGACGAGCCGCATCGCCGAGATCATCGTTTCCTCGATGAAGCCGATGTACCTGATGCTCGGAAAGATCGTCGGTGTCGGTGCCGTGGGGCTCACGCAGATGCTCGTGTGGGCCGGGTCGTTGGCGGTCATCCTCGTTGTCGCGCTACCCGCGATCGTTGCGGCCCGCCCGGAGCTTGCGGTGCTGGAGAGAGTCCCTGAGATGCTTCCGGGCCAGGGGGCCTTGGCGCTCTTCGTCGGCTATTTCCTCTTCGGTTTCTTCATCTTTGCCGGCATGTATGCTGCGGTCGGCGCGATGTGCAGCAGCGAAGAGGAGGTGCAGCAGGCTCAGATTCCGGTGCTCTTCTTGATCATCACGCCGATCATGTTCCTCTCCACCGTCATCGAGAACCCGACGAGCACCCTGTCGGTCGGTCTATCCCTCTTTCCGTTCTTCTCGCCGATTCTGATGTGGCCACGCGTGGTCGCCTCGGCAGCACCTGTGTGGCAGATCGCCGTGTCGTTCATCCTCATGCTGGGCGCTCTGTTCGCCGTCGCATGGCTCGCAGGAAGGATCTATAAGGTCGGCATGCTCATGACCGGCAAGCGGCCGACGCTCCCCGAGCTACTGCGATGGGTGAGGGAGGCCTGA
- a CDS encoding AbrB/MazE/SpoVT family DNA-binding domain-containing protein: MAIFRTLYYTDVTVGVGGRVTIPQDMREDLGIDEGDTLTVRVEENPRGGRQMVIWRTEQQPEEDE, encoded by the coding sequence ATGGCCATCTTTCGTACCCTCTACTATACCGATGTCACAGTCGGCGTCGGTGGGCGGGTGACGATTCCCCAGGATATGCGGGAAGACTTGGGGATCGATGAGGGGGACACCCTGACCGTCCGCGTTGAAGAGAATCCGCGCGGGGGGCGTCAAATGGTCATATGGCGGACTGAGCAACAGCCCGAGGAGGATGAATAG
- a CDS encoding ABC transporter permease codes for MWHNVWAVIRREYLQRVRSKWFIIVTLAAPILMIGMIVVPAFITARGDQADRNILVVDGSNVLYERLVSDLEAGGYTVAEERWTVDVITDLRRQASDGDIGGFLVLDELTLETGEAVMYTNDRPSTIRRVMLRSAIVRAALEYRLEEQGLDAGAMLAGGELRVEMLVEDGSDMDDPQFLVAYMGTLFLYMVILIYAVSVMRATLEEKTTRMVEVIISSMKPWHLMLGKIVGVGAVSLTQMAVWLCMGVLVVGAGVPMLIAARPELASLENVVQVLPGLALLLLFVGFFLFGFFMYSGLYAAVGAMCSTEEEAQQAQFPVMMFLIVPILFVMQAIQDPLAPLVTGLSLFPLFTPVLMWARVAGGGVPGWQVGLSFVLMGATVFGVAWVAGRIYKVGILMAGKRPSLPELWRWVREA; via the coding sequence ATGTGGCACAACGTCTGGGCGGTCATCCGCCGGGAATATTTGCAACGGGTACGCTCGAAGTGGTTCATCATCGTGACGCTTGCGGCCCCGATCTTGATGATCGGGATGATCGTCGTGCCCGCGTTCATCACGGCACGCGGTGATCAGGCCGACCGCAACATCCTGGTCGTGGACGGCTCGAACGTGCTGTACGAGCGACTTGTATCCGACCTCGAGGCCGGCGGCTACACCGTCGCCGAGGAGCGGTGGACGGTCGACGTGATCACCGATCTGCGGCGGCAGGCCTCTGATGGGGACATAGGTGGCTTCCTCGTACTCGACGAGCTGACGCTCGAGACGGGCGAAGCCGTGATGTATACGAACGATCGGCCGTCCACGATCCGTCGCGTGATGCTGCGTAGCGCGATCGTGCGCGCCGCGCTCGAGTACCGGCTAGAAGAGCAGGGTCTCGACGCCGGCGCGATGCTGGCGGGCGGCGAGCTCCGGGTCGAGATGCTCGTCGAAGACGGCTCCGACATGGACGATCCGCAGTTCCTCGTGGCCTACATGGGGACGCTCTTCCTCTACATGGTCATTCTCATTTACGCGGTCTCCGTGATGCGCGCGACGCTGGAAGAGAAGACCACTCGAATGGTGGAAGTGATCATTTCCTCGATGAAGCCGTGGCATCTGATGCTGGGCAAGATTGTCGGTGTGGGCGCGGTGAGCCTCACGCAGATGGCGGTGTGGTTGTGCATGGGAGTCCTCGTCGTCGGCGCGGGCGTTCCCATGTTGATCGCCGCGCGGCCAGAACTGGCATCGCTCGAGAACGTCGTGCAGGTCCTGCCCGGCCTCGCGCTGCTGCTCTTGTTCGTTGGCTTCTTCCTGTTCGGGTTCTTCATGTATTCGGGGCTGTACGCCGCGGTCGGGGCGATGTGCAGCACGGAAGAGGAGGCTCAGCAGGCACAGTTTCCCGTCATGATGTTCCTCATAGTGCCGATCCTTTTCGTCATGCAGGCGATCCAAGATCCGCTGGCACCTCTCGTCACCGGACTCTCGCTCTTCCCGCTCTTCACACCGGTGCTGATGTGGGCGCGCGTGGCCGGGGGAGGTGTTCCGGGATGGCAGGTCGGGCTCTCGTTCGTGCTGATGGGCGCCACCGTCTTCGGCGTGGCGTGGGTGGCAGGTAGGATCTACAAGGTCGGGATCTTGATGGCCGGGAAGAGGCCCAGTCTGCCGGAGCTGTGGCGCTGGGTGAGGGAAGCGTGA
- a CDS encoding DUF58 domain-containing protein, which translates to MTSALFAGIKETWRKFRAWRRISFTSGGLAFTIGALAVGFAAMNTGNNLLYLLLGSMLGFIAVSGWLSEQAISGLRVKRHLPRTVTVGQPMRLGYHVRNLKKRLPSLTVEIFEEGLPEGAFLAYVPAGGTAEARSTNSFLRRGIYPLGTVTLSTAFPFGMFVKQRDIQVAGEVVVWPRSDRPVRAPSPGGGRAPRVGVSARGALGTTGEYRTLRAYRPGDDPRDIHWRSSARLLEPVIREYERDGAETRWICLDTRTEPTDAAEVAVEVAASLAARAIAEARPVALVAGDVVLEPAEGPGQLERILDALARVDFLPTNPAPAPPVDPASCILVCVEGGGSFGDVFAVGRDAHMHVEEAA; encoded by the coding sequence TTGACTTCCGCGCTGTTCGCTGGGATCAAAGAGACATGGCGGAAATTCCGGGCCTGGCGGCGCATCAGCTTCACGTCGGGCGGGCTCGCCTTCACGATCGGCGCCTTGGCGGTCGGCTTCGCGGCGATGAACACGGGCAATAACCTGCTCTATCTGCTGCTCGGGTCGATGCTCGGCTTCATCGCCGTGAGCGGGTGGCTCTCCGAGCAAGCGATCTCGGGGCTGCGCGTGAAACGCCACCTGCCCCGCACGGTCACGGTGGGGCAACCGATGCGACTCGGCTACCACGTGCGCAACCTCAAGAAGCGGCTACCGAGCCTCACGGTGGAGATCTTCGAGGAGGGCCTGCCGGAGGGCGCGTTCCTGGCGTACGTTCCGGCGGGCGGCACCGCGGAGGCTCGTTCGACGAACAGCTTCCTGCGGCGCGGTATCTACCCACTTGGGACCGTGACGCTCTCGACGGCGTTCCCATTCGGGATGTTTGTGAAACAGCGGGACATCCAGGTCGCCGGAGAGGTCGTCGTGTGGCCGCGCTCGGACCGGCCGGTGCGCGCACCGTCACCTGGCGGTGGGCGCGCACCCAGGGTCGGCGTTTCGGCCCGGGGCGCCCTCGGCACCACCGGCGAGTACCGTACCCTGAGAGCCTACCGACCCGGCGACGACCCCCGTGACATCCACTGGCGTTCTTCCGCACGGCTGCTTGAACCCGTCATTCGCGAGTATGAGCGCGACGGGGCAGAAACGCGCTGGATCTGCCTCGATACGCGGACAGAACCGACGGACGCGGCCGAGGTAGCGGTCGAGGTCGCTGCGTCACTGGCCGCTCGCGCCATTGCCGAAGCCAGGCCCGTAGCGCTCGTGGCTGGAGACGTCGTCCTCGAGCCCGCCGAGGGCCCCGGTCAACTCGAGCGAATCCTCGATGCTCTGGCTCGGGTCGACTTCCTTCCGACGAACCCGGCGCCCGCCCCTCCAGTGGATCCTGCGTCGTGCATCCTCGTCTGTGTCGAGGGCGGCGGCAGCTTCGGCGACGTCTTCGCGGTGGGCAGGGACGCGCACATGCACGTCGAGGAGGCCGCGTGA
- a CDS encoding DUF3488 domain-containing protein, with protein sequence MSLRLLHRRLAVSMGLTGLLAFAGGAGFEPISAALAALALATALFWHPDRDLSARMEKAFLPLAVLLVARALIHVFVIQDDVVIPVVDLLLLLLAAEALRSLDAPNDVRLYALSFALILASTAYRPGIVFLIAFVAYIGLATLTLMVGHLRREAEAHKVRELPLSRELVATTGALAGVILMVALVVFVAFPRVSQGWAGRGETLATSIAGFSDQISLGQFGSTILGNPEIVLRVEFPEGPPEDIASLHWRGRSYDLFDGIRWVRSRDLPPSALPGFYRERWSGGLIEQRIFAAPLDVRVLFALHPAINIEGENGIQALFDNAGDHLYWGRGPPSYTAYSRSQPPGPNSLRVAEGYTPRARHFVQLSNDLDPRIAALADSLTAGIDNQYDQAVAIQRYLQSFEYTRELPATAREATLDYFLFERQAGHCEYFSTAMAVMLRTLGVQTRNVNGFLGGQWSRFGDYLVVTQNEAHSWVEVWFPSYGWVMFDPTPAGSGSSAQLTSWFWPGRIFFDGLQHRWSKWVLNYDLEDQIGMFDRWSGLLGSRTRDSLTGAGGESGRSPLGVALLLLLLVAGLFWARRGGRELAPATRAYLELREACARAELGITAGLTPLALVARVRERRATAGRAAERVVDLYLRARYGQEVLGESELRELSEALGVARKTLRARG encoded by the coding sequence GTGAGTCTGAGGTTGCTCCACCGACGGCTCGCTGTCTCCATGGGCCTCACCGGTTTGCTCGCGTTCGCGGGTGGCGCAGGCTTCGAGCCGATCTCCGCTGCGCTTGCCGCGCTCGCGCTCGCCACTGCCCTCTTCTGGCACCCGGATCGCGACCTCTCCGCGCGCATGGAGAAGGCCTTCTTACCTCTCGCAGTATTGCTCGTGGCCCGCGCGCTGATCCACGTCTTCGTCATCCAGGACGACGTGGTGATCCCGGTCGTCGATCTGCTGCTGCTGCTGCTCGCGGCGGAAGCGTTGCGGTCGCTCGACGCTCCGAATGATGTCCGACTCTACGCGCTCTCTTTCGCGCTGATCCTGGCGTCCACCGCGTATCGCCCCGGTATCGTCTTCCTGATCGCCTTTGTCGCATACATCGGTCTCGCGACGCTCACGCTCATGGTCGGGCACCTGCGCCGGGAGGCCGAGGCCCACAAGGTTCGGGAGCTTCCGCTCAGCCGAGAACTCGTTGCCACTACGGGAGCACTCGCCGGGGTGATCCTGATGGTGGCGCTCGTCGTCTTCGTCGCGTTCCCTCGCGTGTCTCAGGGATGGGCGGGACGCGGTGAGACGCTGGCTACGTCCATCGCGGGTTTCAGTGATCAGATCTCGCTCGGACAGTTCGGCTCGACGATTCTCGGCAACCCGGAGATCGTGCTCCGGGTCGAGTTCCCGGAGGGTCCGCCGGAGGACATCGCCTCGCTGCACTGGCGTGGTCGCTCGTACGACCTCTTCGACGGCATCCGTTGGGTGCGCTCGAGGGACCTCCCTCCGTCGGCGCTGCCGGGCTTCTATCGGGAACGGTGGAGCGGTGGCCTCATCGAGCAGAGGATCTTCGCTGCTCCGCTCGACGTGCGTGTGCTCTTTGCACTCCACCCCGCCATCAACATCGAAGGGGAGAACGGGATCCAAGCCCTCTTCGACAACGCGGGCGACCACCTCTACTGGGGCCGCGGCCCGCCTTCGTATACCGCATACTCACGATCTCAGCCGCCCGGGCCCAATTCCTTACGGGTCGCTGAGGGTTATACCCCCCGCGCCCGGCACTTCGTGCAGCTGTCGAACGATCTCGACCCACGCATCGCGGCCCTCGCGGACTCCTTGACCGCCGGAATCGACAACCAGTACGACCAGGCGGTCGCTATCCAACGGTATCTGCAAAGCTTCGAGTACACGCGTGAGCTGCCCGCCACCGCGCGCGAGGCGACGCTCGACTATTTCCTCTTCGAGCGGCAAGCCGGCCACTGCGAGTATTTCAGCACTGCGATGGCCGTCATGCTACGCACACTCGGTGTGCAGACCCGAAATGTGAACGGGTTCTTGGGCGGTCAGTGGAGCCGGTTCGGCGACTATCTGGTCGTGACGCAGAACGAGGCGCACTCCTGGGTCGAGGTTTGGTTCCCGAGCTACGGTTGGGTGATGTTCGACCCGACGCCCGCCGGCTCCGGATCGTCGGCCCAGCTCACTTCCTGGTTCTGGCCGGGGCGGATCTTCTTCGACGGACTCCAGCACCGGTGGAGCAAGTGGGTGCTCAACTACGATTTGGAGGATCAGATAGGCATGTTCGATCGCTGGTCGGGACTGTTGGGAAGCAGGACGCGTGACTCCCTGACCGGCGCGGGCGGCGAATCTGGGCGAAGCCCCCTCGGTGTAGCGCTGCTCCTGCTTCTCCTCGTCGCAGGCCTCTTCTGGGCTCGCCGTGGCGGCCGTGAGCTAGCGCCCGCGACGCGCGCGTACCTTGAGCTGCGGGAAGCGTGCGCGCGTGCGGAGCTGGGCATCACCGCGGGGCTGACGCCGCTGGCATTGGTGGCCAGAGTCCGAGAGCGCCGAGCGACCGCGGGACGAGCCGCGGAACGCGTTGTCGACCTGTACCTACGCGCACGGTACGGGCAGGAAGTGCTTGGTGAGTCGGAGCTTCGCGAGCTGAGCGAAGCGCTCGGGGTCGCGCGGAAGACCCTGCGCGCACGAGGGTGA